AGACTGCGCAGCATCCAGTAGAGCGCCAGCCCTGAGCCGAGCCCGTCGCCATCGGGCCGAATGTGCGACGTGATCATGAAACGCTGCTTCTGTTCGATGAGTTGTACAACCTGACCAAGCATAATACATCCAAAAGACACGGGGGAATTTTAGATTTTCATAGCTTGGCGCTTCGCGCCGGCGATTTTGGATTTTGGATTACGGGAAAAGCCATACCGTACTGTCCGAACTTTCCGGCAATCCAAAATCGCCGGCGCGAAGCGCCAAGCTATGAAAATCTAAAATCCAAAATTATTCATCGCTGGGGCCGGATTCCGAAGCGTTCGCGGCCTGTTCGCGCGCCCGTGCCTTTTCTCCTTCCTCGCTTAGTATCCTTTCGATTCGTGTGGCAGTCTCGGTCGTGTTGTCATAGACGAAGTGCAGCTCCGGGGTGCGCCTGATGCGCAACACCGCCCCGAGCTGCGTGCGAATGAAGCCAGCGGCGTGCTTGAGCGCCGCCAGCGCTTCGTCAATCTCTTCGTCATTGCCCAGCACGGTGACATAAATCTTCGCGTTTCTAAGATCAGGCGTCAGGCGCGCATCGGTGACGGTGACCGTGGCGACGCGCGGGTCTTCGACTTCGCCGGCGATAATCATGCTGATCTCTTCGCGGATCTGTTCGGCCAATCGTTCCTGTCTTCTGCCAATCATACTTTCACCTGTCAGGTTTTGCGGCCACAATTAAACTTTAAATGCTATCCGCAAATCGCCTGCGGCGCAACTGTCAGCAACCGTTGCAACAGTTCCATCATAAATAAATTTGGGCAGTGCGCCATACAAAAGCGCATACGATTCGAGAGGCCGTGGGGGGATTCTCTGCGATTCACCGCACTTCGAGGAGCAGCCTCGCAGATGGCCGCTCCCGATTCTTCAATGCTTCCACGAAGTCCCGTCAGGGACGAAATGTTTATAGCAACCGGATCAACTCAAGCATCGAGCCCCGTCAGGAGCGCAATGTCAACCTTCCGCCCCTACGGGGCCTGGGTGCTTCTGGCACCGGTCATCTATAAACATTCCGCTCCTACGGAGCTTGAATTTCAAAACGCCCAGACGCCGCGTTACAACGACGTCGGCGCGACTTCCTCGGTCATATAGGCTTCGATGACGTCGCCGGTCTTGACGTCCTGGAAGCGTTCGAGCGAGATACCGCACTCGAAGCCTTGCTTGACCTCGCTGACGTCATCCTTAAAGCGCCTGAGCGACTCGATCTTGCCTTCAAAGATGACGACGTTGTCGCGCAGGATGCGCGCCGTCGTGCGGCGGATCGAGCCGTCGGTGATATAGCAGCCGGCGATCTGGCCGACGCGCGGCACGCGGAAGACCTGGCGCACCTCTGCGTGGCCGGTGATGACTTCGCGCTTGGTGGCGTCGAGCAAGCCGAGCATCGCCAGGCGAATCTCTTCTTCGACCTTGTAGATGATCGTGTGCAGGCGGATGTCTACGCCTTCGTTCTCGGCAATCTCGCGGGCGCGCGACTGCGGCCGCACGTTGAAGCCGATGATGACCGCCGCCCGGCCCATGTCTTTCGACGAGGCGGCGGCCAGCATGACATCCGATTCGGTGATGGCACCGACGCCCGAACGAATGATGCTGATCTTGACGCGCTCCGTGGTTAACTTGTTGAGAACGTCGCGCACGGCTTCGACAGAGCCCTGCACGTCGGCCTTCAAGATCACCTTCAATTCCTTGACGGCGCTCTTTTCAGAGAACAACTGTTCGAGGCCGCGCGCAGAGGTGCGGGCGATGGCCGCCATGCGCGCCTGCATCTGCCGCTGGCTGGCGATGTGCTGGGCCTGCGTGGCGTCAGAGACGACTTGTAACTGGTCGCCCGCCGCCGGCACGCCTTGAAGGCCGAGAACTTCGACGGGCGTCGCCGGGCCGACCTGCGCCACGGCGTGGCCGCGATCATCAAACATCGCGCGCACGCGCCCGAAAATCTGACCGGCGATGAATGGGTCGCCGACTTTTATCGTCCCCTGCTGGACGAGCACCGTGGCGACCGCGCCGCGCCCGCGGTCGAGCTTGGCTTCGAGCACCACGCCCGACGCCAGGCGGTCGGCGTTGGCCTTCAGCTCCAGCAGGTCGCTGGTGATGAGGATCATCTCAAGCAGCCCCTTGATATTGGTGCGCTGCTTGGCAGAGACTTCGACCATCACGGTGTCGCCGCCCCAGCCTTCCCATAACAGGCCGCGGTCGGCAAGCTCCTGCTTGACGCGGTCGGGATTGGCGTCGGGCTTATCGATCTTGTTGATGGCGACAACGATAGGCACTTCGGCGGCCTTGGCGTGGTCAATCGCTTCGAGGGTCTGCGGCATGACGCCGTCATCGGCGGCGACGACCAGCACCACAACGTCTGTGACTTTGGCGCCGCGGGCGCGCATCATCGTGAAGGCTTCGTGGCCCGGCGTGTCGAGGAAGACGATGCGCCGCAACTTCTCAGGATTGTCCGGGTCGGCAACGTCAACCGCGTAAGCGCCGATGTGCTGCGTGATGCCGCCGGCTTCGCCTTCGGCAACGCGGGTCTCGCGGATGCCGTCGAGCAGCGACGTCTTGCCGTGATCGACGTGGCCCATGACGGTGACGACAGGGGCGCGCGGTGCCAGGTCTTCTTCGCCCGACTCGATCATCTTCACTTCTTCGGCCTCGCTGATGATCTCTTCAAACGGCGCGAAGCTGATCTCGTAGCCGAACTCACGGCCTATGGCCTGGGCGATCTCCGGGTTGATCGTCTGGTTGATGGTCGCCATCACGCCACGTTTGATCATCTCGGTGACCACATCTTTCGGCTTGACCTCGATCTTCTCAGCGAAGTCTTTGACCGTGATGCCTTCGACGACTTTCAGGGCGCGCATCTCTGTAAAGACAGGCTTCTGCTTGGGCGCGATGGTGCCGCGGTGCGTGCGCGGCGAATCGAGATGTTTGCCCTCTTCCGGCCCGAATTCGCCCGGCCCGCGCTTGCCGCGGCGCGTGCGTTTGCGCGGGCGGTTGTCTTGCGGGATGTAAACCGTGCTCGGCTTCTTTGTGCCGTCGGGGGCGATGCCGGGAGCGGCGGCTTCGGCGCGTATCCCTGGACCACCTGGACGCCCGCCCGGCTGTCCGGGACGCATATGGCCCGGACGCCCACCCGGCGCGCCCGCATGAGTCGTCGCCGGCGGCGCGGCAGGCGGCGCCACGACGGCGCCCGGAATGCGGCGCAACTGGCGCACCTGCTGACCGCTGCGCGGCAAAGCGGCGGGCGCAGGGGTAGTCGCTGGCGCGACCGGCGGCGCGACCGGTTCAGTGATTGGCGGCGCGGCAGGCTCGACGGTAGGGGCCTGCGCTTCTGCCGCTTCGGCGGCTGGCGGCGCAGGCTCGAATACGGAAGTCGGCGGCGCGGCGGGCGCAGCGGTCTCAGCCGCAGGCGGCGCGGCCTGCGCGGTTGGCGGAGCCAGCGGCGTCGGGGCCGGCGCTTTCTTCAGCACGCGGACTTGTGGCCCGCGCGGCTCGAATCTGCCGGGTTCGACAGACGGCGCGGCAGGCGGCGGCGCTTCATAAGCAGGCGCTTCGGCGGACGGCTCGACGGCTGTGGCTTCTGCCGGTGCCGCCTCCATGTGCGCGTGCTTGATGAGGCGCGGCGCGACTTTCGGCGTCGCCTTCTTGGGAAAGTACTTAGCGCGAATCCGTTCGGCCACCTCATTCGGCACGGTGTTGGAAGGCACACTGACATCAATGCCCTCGCGGCGCGCGTCCTCGATAACCTTCTTGTTATCGAGTTTCAGCTCCTTCGCCAGGTCGTAGATTCTCGTTTTGTTGCCTGCTGTC
The Blastocatellia bacterium DNA segment above includes these coding regions:
- the rbfA gene encoding 30S ribosome-binding factor RbfA, coding for MIGRRQERLAEQIREEISMIIAGEVEDPRVATVTVTDARLTPDLRNAKIYVTVLGNDEEIDEALAALKHAAGFIRTQLGAVLRIRRTPELHFVYDNTTETATRIERILSEEGEKARAREQAANASESGPSDE
- the infB gene encoding translation initiation factor IF-2 — its product is MATAGNKTRIYDLAKELKLDNKKVIEDARREGIDVSVPSNTVPNEVAERIRAKYFPKKATPKVAPRLIKHAHMEAAPAEATAVEPSAEAPAYEAPPPAAPSVEPGRFEPRGPQVRVLKKAPAPTPLAPPTAQAAPPAAETAAPAAPPTSVFEPAPPAAEAAEAQAPTVEPAAPPITEPVAPPVAPATTPAPAALPRSGQQVRQLRRIPGAVVAPPAAPPATTHAGAPGGRPGHMRPGQPGGRPGGPGIRAEAAAPGIAPDGTKKPSTVYIPQDNRPRKRTRRGKRGPGEFGPEEGKHLDSPRTHRGTIAPKQKPVFTEMRALKVVEGITVKDFAEKIEVKPKDVVTEMIKRGVMATINQTINPEIAQAIGREFGYEISFAPFEEIISEAEEVKMIESGEEDLAPRAPVVTVMGHVDHGKTSLLDGIRETRVAEGEAGGITQHIGAYAVDVADPDNPEKLRRIVFLDTPGHEAFTMMRARGAKVTDVVVLVVAADDGVMPQTLEAIDHAKAAEVPIVVAINKIDKPDANPDRVKQELADRGLLWEGWGGDTVMVEVSAKQRTNIKGLLEMILITSDLLELKANADRLASGVVLEAKLDRGRGAVATVLVQQGTIKVGDPFIAGQIFGRVRAMFDDRGHAVAQVGPATPVEVLGLQGVPAAGDQLQVVSDATQAQHIASQRQMQARMAAIARTSARGLEQLFSEKSAVKELKVILKADVQGSVEAVRDVLNKLTTERVKISIIRSGVGAITESDVMLAAASSKDMGRAAVIIGFNVRPQSRAREIAENEGVDIRLHTIIYKVEEEIRLAMLGLLDATKREVITGHAEVRQVFRVPRVGQIAGCYITDGSIRRTTARILRDNVVIFEGKIESLRRFKDDVSEVKQGFECGISLERFQDVKTGDVIEAYMTEEVAPTSL